One window of the Lactobacillus sp. PV034 genome contains the following:
- a CDS encoding SEC10/PgrA surface exclusion domain-containing protein codes for MKNVKLLSKISIAALLTVGGVTTINQVNNSVKTETVHAATTEQTRITLPAGYTARRILNVNNNRISNADKRALVQASQQGMKQNNFYDNNAKDKTTMVNTTNMTWSQKVEINRYALSLINSARSQMGKKAWVLNTSAIAFADRVAKEYTNNGKSDWDADHYVAGITRAAVASGLKNAGQVYEDESGLPITSQFNGSVRSMYALKEQIYFNVKQMLFGGFYGSMTNFNDASHYTEWEHAGDLLGLRSLKGADAPTKYFGLSFSGLKNNKSRISVHFMGVADRYIANRRVFNTKANI; via the coding sequence ATGAAGAACGTTAAATTGTTATCTAAAATTTCTATTGCCGCTTTATTAACTGTTGGTGGAGTTACTACTATTAACCAAGTAAATAATTCTGTTAAGACTGAAACTGTTCACGCAGCTACTACTGAACAAACTAGAATTACTTTACCAGCTGGTTACACTGCAAGAAGAATTTTAAACGTAAACAACAACCGCATTTCTAACGCTGATAAGAGAGCTTTAGTTCAAGCTTCTCAACAAGGTATGAAGCAAAACAACTTCTACGACAACAATGCTAAAGATAAAACTACTATGGTTAACACTACTAACATGACTTGGAGTCAAAAAGTTGAAATTAACCGTTACGCTTTAAGCTTAATTAACTCAGCTCGTAGCCAAATGGGTAAAAAGGCTTGGGTTCTTAACACTTCAGCTATTGCTTTTGCTGACAGAGTTGCTAAAGAATACACTAACAACGGTAAGAGCGATTGGGATGCAGATCACTATGTTGCAGGTATTACTCGTGCAGCTGTTGCTTCTGGTTTAAAGAATGCTGGTCAAGTTTACGAAGATGAATCAGGTCTTCCAATTACTTCACAATTTAACGGTTCTGTTCGTAGCATGTACGCCTTAAAAGAACAAATTTACTTTAACGTTAAACAAATGTTATTCGGTGGTTTCTATGGTTCAATGACTAACTTCAATGATGCTTCACATTACACTGAATGGGAACATGCTGGTGACTTATTAGGTCTTAGAAGTTTAAAGGGTGCTGATGCTCCTACTAAGTACTTTGGTCTTAGTTTCTCAGGCTTAAAGAACAACAAGTCAAGAATTTCTGTTCACTTCATGGGTGTTGCAGACAGATACATTGCCAACCGTCGTGTATTTAACACTAAGGCAAACATCTAA